One window of the Vicinamibacterales bacterium genome contains the following:
- the recJ gene encoding single-stranded-DNA-specific exonuclease RecJ has product MAVPPIWNTRPHDAAQALELTRVLGVSPVTARLLAIRGLTNPDDAARFLKPSLDQLLDPFLLTDVGKAADRLLAAIAAKERIAIHGDYDVDGITSTVILRRALELLGADVGHFIPERLTDGYGLQPATIDRLHAEGVKLIVSVDCGIRGADAARRARDLGVDLIITDHHEPDSELPDAFAVVNPKRHDCSYPDKNLAGVGVALKLVQALCHRTGKSAWLPAFVKIAAIGTLADVVPLIGENRVIAKLGLQMLTKGPHKVGLRALFEAAGLTGKTIDSYHIGFMVAPRINAAGRMSTPDIATRLLLASDDAMGEEAKALADQLESENTRRRQEDQDILAKAKKIVESDPDIGSRGVLVVAGEGWHRGVIGIVASKLVDAFYRPAIVLSIEDGVAHGSCRSIPGFDMLGALESCAPMLGRFGGHKQAAGLQLEAARIKEFRHAVNAYADNCLGPDDLRPRLWLDGPLKLNELTDRVVAEFAALAPFGPSNPKPRFHTGPVSVVDGPRILKDRHLKMSVKQDSRVLRAIQWNAAEREPNLTAQKSGVEIAYTVEENEFRGEKYVELRLEDFRAAETKTATGTKTATD; this is encoded by the coding sequence GTGGCCGTTCCCCCAATCTGGAATACCCGGCCGCACGACGCCGCGCAGGCCCTTGAACTGACCCGTGTGCTCGGCGTGTCGCCGGTCACGGCGCGGCTGCTCGCCATTCGCGGGCTCACCAACCCGGACGATGCCGCGCGCTTCCTGAAGCCGTCGCTGGATCAGTTGCTCGACCCGTTCCTGCTGACCGACGTGGGCAAGGCGGCCGACCGGCTGCTCGCCGCCATCGCCGCCAAGGAACGCATCGCGATCCACGGAGACTACGACGTCGACGGCATCACCTCCACGGTCATCCTGCGGCGGGCGCTGGAACTGCTCGGCGCCGACGTCGGCCACTTCATTCCGGAACGGCTGACCGACGGCTACGGGCTGCAGCCCGCGACCATCGATCGCCTGCACGCCGAAGGCGTCAAGCTGATCGTGTCGGTAGACTGCGGCATTCGCGGTGCCGACGCGGCGCGGCGGGCCCGCGACCTCGGCGTCGACCTGATCATCACCGACCACCACGAACCCGACAGCGAGCTGCCCGACGCCTTCGCCGTGGTCAACCCGAAGCGCCACGACTGCAGCTATCCCGACAAGAACCTCGCCGGCGTCGGCGTGGCGCTCAAGCTCGTGCAGGCGCTGTGCCACCGCACCGGCAAATCGGCGTGGCTGCCGGCCTTCGTCAAGATTGCCGCCATCGGCACGCTGGCCGACGTGGTGCCGCTGATCGGCGAGAACCGCGTGATCGCCAAGCTCGGCCTGCAGATGCTGACCAAGGGCCCGCACAAGGTGGGCCTGCGCGCGCTGTTCGAAGCCGCCGGCCTCACCGGTAAGACCATCGACAGTTACCACATCGGCTTCATGGTGGCGCCTCGCATCAACGCCGCGGGCCGCATGAGCACGCCCGACATCGCCACGCGCCTGCTCCTCGCCTCGGATGACGCGATGGGGGAAGAGGCGAAGGCGCTGGCGGATCAGCTCGAGTCCGAGAACACCCGCCGGCGGCAGGAGGATCAGGACATCCTCGCCAAGGCGAAGAAGATCGTGGAATCGGACCCCGACATCGGCTCGCGCGGCGTGCTGGTGGTGGCGGGCGAGGGCTGGCACCGCGGCGTGATCGGCATTGTCGCCTCGAAGCTGGTGGACGCCTTCTACCGGCCGGCGATTGTCCTCTCCATCGAAGACGGTGTCGCGCACGGCTCCTGCCGCAGCATCCCGGGCTTCGACATGCTGGGCGCCCTTGAATCCTGCGCGCCCATGCTCGGGCGATTCGGTGGCCACAAGCAGGCCGCCGGACTGCAGCTCGAAGCGGCGCGGATCAAGGAATTCCGCCACGCCGTGAACGCGTACGCCGACAACTGCCTCGGGCCCGACGACCTGCGGCCGCGCCTCTGGCTCGACGGGCCGCTCAAGTTGAACGAGCTGACCGATCGCGTGGTGGCCGAGTTCGCGGCGCTGGCGCCGTTCGGTCCCAGCAACCCGAAGCCGCGCTTCCACACCGGCCCGGTGTCAGTCGTCGACGGGCCGCGCATCCTCAAGGACCGCCACCTGAAGATGAGCGTGAAGCAGGACAGCCGCGTGCTCCGCGCCATCCAGTGGAATGCCGCCGAGCGGGAGCCCAACCTCACCGCGCAGAAGAGCGGCGTCGAGATCGCCTACACCGTGGAAGAGAACGAGTTCCGCGGCGAGAAGTACGTGGAGTTGCGACTGGAAGACTTCCGGGCCGCAGAGACCAAGACAGCCACAGGTACCAAGACAGCCACCGATTAG
- a CDS encoding acetyl-CoA carboxylase carboxyltransferase subunit alpha, translated as MPDLLEFEEPIAVLLKEIEALSTLAVSDDRDREIARLEKRVDAIRGELYKNLTPWQRVQVARHPGRPTTLDYVERLFTDFVELHGDRKFADDHAIVTGTAFYKGEPVLIVGHQKGSDTKQKIYRNFGYARPDGYRKALRTMEMAQKFGRPIISFVDTPAAYPGIESEERGVAEAIAMNLREMAMLEVPVIVIVHGEGGSGGALGLAVGDRILMHEFAIYSVIPPEGCAAILWRDSAKKVEAAEALKITAPDLLRLEVIDEIVLEPVGGAHTNPNQAAALLDVALQRSLAEVSALGVQERLDQRYAKFRKMGSVGIVEA; from the coding sequence ATGCCCGACCTGCTCGAATTCGAAGAACCGATTGCCGTCCTGCTGAAAGAGATCGAGGCGCTGTCAACGCTCGCCGTGAGCGACGACCGCGACCGCGAGATCGCGCGCCTCGAGAAACGCGTCGACGCCATTCGCGGCGAGCTCTACAAGAACCTGACGCCCTGGCAGCGGGTCCAGGTGGCGCGGCACCCGGGCCGGCCCACCACGCTCGACTACGTCGAGCGCCTGTTCACCGACTTCGTCGAGCTGCACGGCGACCGCAAGTTCGCCGACGACCACGCCATTGTCACCGGCACCGCCTTCTACAAGGGCGAGCCGGTGCTCATTGTCGGCCACCAGAAGGGCAGCGACACCAAGCAGAAAATCTACCGGAACTTCGGCTACGCGCGGCCGGATGGCTATCGCAAGGCGCTGCGGACCATGGAAATGGCGCAGAAGTTCGGCCGGCCGATCATCTCGTTTGTTGACACTCCGGCGGCCTACCCGGGCATTGAATCCGAGGAGCGCGGCGTCGCCGAGGCCATTGCCATGAACCTGCGCGAGATGGCGATGCTCGAAGTGCCGGTGATCGTGATCGTGCACGGTGAAGGCGGCAGCGGCGGCGCCCTGGGCCTGGCCGTCGGCGACCGCATCCTGATGCACGAGTTCGCCATCTACAGCGTGATCCCGCCCGAAGGCTGCGCCGCCATTCTCTGGCGCGACTCGGCCAAGAAGGTGGAAGCCGCCGAGGCCCTCAAGATCACGGCGCCCGACTTGCTGCGGCTCGAGGTCATCGACGAAATCGTGCTGGAACCGGTCGGCGGCGCCCACACCAACCCCAACCAGGCCGCGGCGCTGCTCGACGTGGCGCTGCAGCGATCGTTGGCCGAGGTCTCGGCGCTCGGCGTGCAGGAGCGGCTCGACCAGCGCTACGCGAAGTTCCGCAAGATGGGTTCCGTCGGCATCGTCGAAGCGTAA
- a CDS encoding LptA/OstA family protein, whose translation MTPWQKRARAALALVAIGVVGAVAYSLRPREVRVAPPPVERLDPAATVETRGGDVIQLKGARQDLRIEFQGQVTYQSGETKLLGVKVMVDNRGGRNFVITGKEARVGKDQSSFEVKGEVKLETNDGLTAFSEEATYTDAEKIVRAPGAVRFTRGRMSGTGVGFTFDQQRNTLWLLDQANVHFAPEGTAGAMEVTAGAFGFARTDRYMRFERTMHMDREGQLIDAGEAVVHLFPDRDEPDLIELRGDSRVTGGTGMGALQSMAARDMNLDYGDDGRTLQNATLAGQSAIQLAGKGGVAGQRLSGEFLDIALDPDGSVRSLAARQSVTVTLPATKDTSARTIRSNVLTAAGGAQGLSLMKFQEGVNYAEAATRTQGARVASAQSLEASLEPASGALQEATFAGRFQFTDGPLTATSNQARYRITAGTLALSGKEGAAGPRIKDDTLTIDADAIDLTLDPRKMVATGKVRSALQPPRKPTGNAPAGKRPGLLGDKDPVNVIADSLTYDEVTRRGEYKGQARLLQGQTQINADTLTIDETKGDLIAVGKVVTTLAIVRKDAPAGSAAPPTIARGGSFTYTDQARRAVYETAAQLDGESGNLHAEKIEIVLAPDENSLTRLEATDKVTAIVDKRTVTGARLSYVPADEKYVVLGSPVTMIDADCQELSGKTLTFFKASDRVQVDGNNEVRTQTKGGGKCAATPPK comes from the coding sequence GTGACTCCCTGGCAGAAACGCGCGCGTGCGGCGCTGGCGCTGGTCGCCATCGGCGTGGTCGGCGCGGTGGCCTACTCGCTGCGGCCCCGTGAGGTGCGCGTGGCTCCGCCGCCGGTCGAGCGGCTCGATCCCGCGGCCACCGTGGAGACGCGCGGCGGCGATGTCATCCAGCTCAAGGGCGCCCGCCAGGATCTGCGGATCGAGTTCCAGGGCCAGGTCACCTATCAGAGCGGCGAGACCAAGCTGCTCGGCGTCAAGGTGATGGTCGACAACCGCGGCGGCCGCAACTTCGTGATCACCGGCAAGGAGGCCCGGGTCGGCAAGGACCAGAGCTCCTTCGAGGTGAAGGGCGAGGTCAAGCTCGAGACCAACGACGGCCTCACCGCGTTCAGTGAAGAAGCCACCTACACCGATGCGGAGAAGATCGTGCGCGCGCCGGGCGCGGTCCGCTTCACGCGCGGCCGCATGTCGGGCACCGGCGTCGGCTTCACCTTTGACCAACAACGCAACACCCTGTGGCTCCTCGATCAGGCCAACGTGCATTTCGCGCCCGAAGGCACCGCGGGCGCGATGGAGGTGACCGCCGGCGCGTTCGGCTTTGCGCGGACCGATCGCTACATGCGTTTCGAGCGCACCATGCACATGGATCGGGAAGGGCAGCTGATTGACGCCGGCGAGGCGGTCGTCCACCTGTTCCCCGATCGCGACGAGCCGGACCTGATCGAACTGCGCGGTGACTCGCGCGTCACCGGCGGCACCGGCATGGGCGCGCTGCAGTCGATGGCCGCCCGCGACATGAACCTCGATTACGGAGACGATGGGCGGACGCTGCAGAACGCGACCCTGGCCGGCCAGAGCGCGATTCAGCTGGCGGGGAAGGGCGGCGTGGCCGGACAGCGGCTGAGCGGCGAGTTCCTCGACATCGCACTGGACCCGGACGGCAGCGTCAGAAGCCTGGCGGCGCGGCAGTCGGTGACGGTCACGCTCCCGGCCACCAAAGACACCTCGGCCCGCACCATCCGCTCAAACGTCCTCACCGCGGCGGGCGGCGCGCAGGGCCTGTCGTTGATGAAGTTCCAGGAAGGCGTGAACTACGCCGAGGCCGCCACCAGGACCCAGGGCGCGCGCGTGGCCAGCGCGCAGAGCCTGGAGGCCTCGCTCGAGCCGGCTTCGGGCGCCCTGCAGGAAGCCACGTTCGCCGGCCGGTTCCAGTTCACCGACGGCCCGCTGACCGCGACGAGCAACCAGGCGCGCTACCGGATCACGGCCGGCACCCTCGCGCTCAGTGGCAAGGAGGGCGCGGCCGGTCCCCGCATCAAGGACGACACCTTGACGATTGATGCCGACGCCATCGACCTCACCCTGGACCCCAGGAAGATGGTGGCCACCGGCAAGGTCAGGAGTGCGCTGCAGCCGCCCCGCAAGCCCACCGGCAACGCACCGGCCGGGAAGCGGCCCGGGTTATTGGGCGACAAGGACCCGGTCAACGTGATTGCCGATTCGTTGACCTACGACGAGGTGACTCGCCGCGGTGAGTACAAGGGCCAGGCCCGCCTGCTGCAGGGCCAGACGCAGATCAACGCCGACACCCTGACGATCGACGAGACCAAGGGCGACTTGATCGCGGTCGGCAAGGTGGTCACCACGCTCGCCATTGTCCGCAAGGATGCGCCCGCCGGCAGCGCGGCCCCGCCGACCATTGCGCGCGGCGGTTCGTTCACCTACACCGACCAGGCCCGCCGCGCCGTCTACGAGACCGCCGCGCAACTGGATGGGGAGTCCGGCAACCTGCATGCGGAGAAGATCGAGATCGTGCTGGCGCCAGACGAGAACAGCCTGACGCGCCTCGAGGCCACCGACAAAGTCACCGCCATCGTCGACAAGCGGACCGTCACCGGGGCGCGGTTGTCGTACGTGCCGGCGGACGAGAAATACGTCGTCCTCGGGTCGCCGGTCACCATGATCGACGCCGACTGCCAGGAATTGAGCGGCAAGACGTTGACCTTCTTCAAGGCGTCCGATAGAGTCCAAGTCGACGGCAACAACGAAGTCCGCACGCAGACGAAGGGCGGCGGCAAGTGCGCCGCAACGCCGCCCAAGTAG
- a CDS encoding PadR family transcriptional regulator, with amino-acid sequence MPRTVRYKSRMDLMQGTLDLIILQTLRRGPQHGYGISQAINAASREAFKAETGTLYPALHRLEERGWIASEWKTSDNKQRANYYKLTAAGRKRLASEQSRWLQLVEAMASLMSVRDHEA; translated from the coding sequence ATGCCGAGAACCGTGCGCTACAAGAGCCGGATGGACCTGATGCAAGGAACCCTCGACCTGATCATCCTGCAGACGTTGAGGCGCGGGCCGCAGCATGGCTACGGTATCAGCCAGGCAATCAACGCCGCGTCCCGCGAGGCCTTCAAGGCGGAAACGGGCACGCTCTATCCGGCCCTGCACCGGCTCGAGGAGCGAGGCTGGATTGCTTCCGAGTGGAAGACCTCCGACAACAAGCAGCGGGCCAACTACTACAAGCTCACTGCAGCGGGGCGCAAGCGCCTCGCCAGTGAACAGTCCCGCTGGCTCCAGCTCGTCGAGGCCATGGCGTCGCTGATGTCGGTGCGGGATCATGAAGCGTAA
- a CDS encoding ADOP family duplicated permease gives MKRKDREQRLAEEIESHLAMATRDRIERGESPEEARQAALLEFGNVPLVAQTTRETWSWVRLEQLLQDLRFGARILWHSPALSLTAVLLVALVVGGNTTVYSVVRGVLTSPARGVLAERLVTIKHTEPGRMLSDPYVSYPNYRDYASQSTTVRGLAGWADERLTVGVASGSFAHFGALVTANYIETLGVAIAAGRRFRPDDDQARDGLVAIVSDRFWRERLQGAPEAIGQPITVNGRVATVVGVTAGGFRGATLTPGEDLWLPLTPYYQAIGSGAVLQNRGQWLVLMAGQLAPGASLAGAGAEFAAMADQLRAAHPADLKDARTVVSDYSAAALLPVAVMAPRFLALFSVVTLITLLIVSANVANLMLSRSVMRQRDTAVRQSLGASRTRIVRMLVAEGVAVSAAAWVAASLFAWWTARVLIRVVEPQAGVLGEIKPDWQVAAYAMGLAMVATVAFTTAPALRTWRLQVLPWLRSGEPGVAPGRSKLSSALVVMQLAFSVLLLTSAGLAYRSLSLLDSGQPGFNTDNLLLVTVRAGRAGAYVTAAPSAAERDAGFALIARMHERLGALGDVAAVTYSRRVPNGNFIGTSPVARDAEVKPTPAVIRPVGPDYLRALGLAPSAGREITMADRRGSARVAVINQHLAAELFGVQSPLGHTLLVGDRRQPAEVIGVAPNALYDGPSHDERPRYLFLAQQQADGDPPVDPTFYIRHRGSLESTTAAASRALAGVDASVPIVTMSTMNARLQSVTVLERMIARLLMAFAVASLVVAALGQYAVAMFNTRRRTKDFGVRMAIGASSSQIQRDVIAEALRLTWRGLVLGFVLSAGAGFAARSVLFGVTPTDPLTYAAVFAVLATASVAASYLPAWRAGRVNVVEALRQE, from the coding sequence ATGAAGCGTAAGGATCGCGAGCAGAGGCTGGCCGAGGAGATCGAGTCGCACCTTGCGATGGCGACGCGCGATCGCATCGAGCGCGGGGAGTCGCCGGAGGAGGCCCGACAGGCCGCACTCCTGGAGTTCGGTAACGTGCCGCTCGTGGCCCAGACGACCCGGGAGACGTGGTCGTGGGTTCGGCTAGAGCAGCTGCTCCAGGACCTGCGATTTGGCGCGCGGATCCTCTGGCATTCCCCGGCGCTAAGCCTGACGGCCGTGTTGCTGGTTGCCTTGGTGGTCGGCGGTAACACGACGGTGTATTCCGTCGTGCGCGGCGTGCTCACCAGTCCAGCGCGTGGCGTCCTCGCCGAGCGCCTGGTCACGATCAAGCACACGGAACCCGGTCGGATGCTGAGCGACCCGTACGTGAGCTATCCGAATTATCGCGATTACGCCTCCCAGTCCACGACCGTGCGCGGCCTGGCCGGCTGGGCCGACGAACGGCTGACCGTTGGCGTCGCGTCCGGCAGTTTCGCCCACTTCGGCGCGCTGGTGACGGCCAACTATATCGAGACCCTCGGTGTGGCGATTGCGGCGGGCCGGCGGTTTCGACCGGACGATGACCAGGCGCGCGACGGACTGGTCGCGATCGTCAGCGACCGCTTCTGGCGCGAGCGACTGCAAGGAGCCCCCGAAGCCATCGGCCAGCCGATCACCGTCAACGGGCGTGTGGCCACCGTCGTCGGAGTGACCGCCGGTGGCTTCCGAGGCGCCACCCTCACGCCAGGTGAGGATCTATGGCTGCCGCTCACGCCGTATTACCAGGCGATCGGCAGCGGCGCCGTCCTGCAGAATCGGGGACAGTGGCTGGTGCTGATGGCCGGGCAGCTGGCGCCGGGGGCATCGCTGGCCGGCGCGGGCGCCGAGTTCGCCGCGATGGCCGACCAGTTGCGCGCGGCCCACCCCGCCGACCTCAAGGATGCCCGAACCGTAGTCAGTGACTACTCCGCCGCCGCTCTCCTCCCGGTTGCCGTGATGGCGCCGCGGTTCCTCGCCCTCTTCAGTGTGGTGACACTAATCACCCTCCTGATCGTATCGGCCAATGTGGCCAACCTGATGCTGAGCCGCTCGGTCATGCGGCAGCGTGATACCGCGGTGCGCCAGTCTCTCGGCGCCTCGCGCACCCGTATCGTTCGAATGCTGGTCGCCGAAGGCGTGGCGGTCTCGGCGGCGGCGTGGGTGGCCGCGTCCCTGTTCGCCTGGTGGACCGCCCGGGTGCTGATTCGCGTAGTCGAACCCCAGGCGGGCGTGCTCGGCGAGATCAAGCCCGACTGGCAGGTGGCGGCATACGCCATGGGGCTGGCGATGGTGGCGACCGTTGCCTTCACGACGGCCCCGGCATTGCGGACGTGGCGGCTGCAGGTGCTGCCGTGGCTGCGCAGCGGCGAGCCCGGTGTCGCGCCGGGCCGGTCGAAACTGTCGAGCGCGCTGGTCGTGATGCAGCTGGCCTTCTCGGTGTTACTCCTCACCAGCGCGGGCCTGGCGTATCGGTCGTTGTCGTTGCTCGATAGTGGCCAACCGGGTTTCAATACCGACAACCTATTGCTGGTGACCGTGCGCGCGGGCCGGGCGGGAGCGTATGTGACGGCCGCGCCGAGCGCCGCCGAGCGCGACGCCGGGTTTGCGCTGATCGCACGCATGCACGAACGATTGGGCGCCTTGGGTGACGTCGCGGCGGTGACCTACTCGCGGCGAGTCCCCAACGGCAATTTCATTGGCACCAGCCCGGTGGCGCGCGATGCTGAGGTGAAGCCGACGCCCGCAGTCATTCGGCCGGTCGGCCCGGATTATTTGCGCGCGCTTGGCCTGGCGCCGAGCGCGGGCCGCGAGATCACGATGGCGGACCGGCGCGGCAGCGCCCGCGTCGCGGTGATCAACCAACACCTGGCCGCGGAGCTGTTTGGCGTGCAGTCGCCGCTCGGCCACACGTTGTTGGTTGGCGATCGCCGGCAGCCGGCAGAAGTGATCGGGGTTGCGCCGAACGCGCTCTATGACGGCCCGTCGCATGATGAGCGGCCACGCTATCTGTTCCTCGCGCAGCAGCAGGCCGACGGCGATCCGCCAGTGGATCCCACCTTCTACATCCGCCATCGCGGCAGCCTCGAAAGCACGACCGCAGCGGCGAGCCGGGCGCTGGCCGGCGTCGACGCCAGCGTCCCGATCGTCACCATGTCGACCATGAACGCGCGTCTCCAAAGCGTGACGGTGCTGGAGCGCATGATCGCCAGGCTGCTGATGGCGTTCGCGGTGGCGTCGCTGGTAGTTGCCGCTTTAGGGCAGTACGCGGTGGCCATGTTCAACACGCGCCGCCGGACGAAGGACTTCGGCGTGCGAATGGCGATTGGCGCCTCATCTTCGCAGATCCAGCGCGACGTCATTGCCGAGGCCTTGCGGCTCACATGGCGGGGCCTGGTTCTCGGGTTCGTCCTCAGCGCTGGTGCCGGCTTTGCCGCCAGAAGCGTGTTGTTTGGCGTTACGCCTACCGACCCGCTCACTTACGCCGCCGTGTTCGCCGTCCTGGCGACGGCGTCAGTCGCGGCGTCGTACCTCCCGGCATGGCGCGCCGGACGCGTCAACGTGGTGGAGGCGCTCCGGCAGGAGTGA